One window of the Anomaloglossus baeobatrachus isolate aAnoBae1 chromosome 12, aAnoBae1.hap1, whole genome shotgun sequence genome contains the following:
- the LOC142257664 gene encoding olfactory receptor 6N1-like — MENEKFNITISEFTMIGMSKMGHLWPLFFMVLLIIYILTFFGIVAISLLILADRHLQTPMYIFIAMLSFLEILFTNVIIPFMLMCISQGKVQIKFRHCMIQMYLLHSLGITENYLLNVMAYDRMVAICDPLRYHAIMTSQHCTILIFSCWILGFTSPIVHLMSVLQLPFCGPNLIDHLFCDLSPLLKLACTDISFTSILNFLISLCIISFTFLFISLTYVKIIITILKMSSRDGRQKAFSTCASHLTMVLLFYGSLAFIYFRPKKDYIPEYDKLVAINYSVLIPFLNPIIYSFRNKEVKNTLKKLLRRKKSQLQELSISIKL; from the coding sequence ATGGAAAACGAGAAGTTCAATATAACGATATCTGAATTTACGATGATAGGAATGTCGAAGATGGGCCATTTATGGCCTTTGTTCTTCATGGTCTTGTTAATTATTTATATTCTTACCTTTTTTGGGATTGTGGCCATATCTTTATTGATTCTGGCTGATAGACATCTCCAGACACCAATGTACATTTTTATTGCCATGTTGTCCTTCCttgaaatattgttcacaaatgtcaTCATTCCTTTTATGCTAATGTGTATTTCGCAAGGCAAGGTACAAATCAAGTTCCGTCATTGCATGATACAGATGTATCTCTTACACTCCTTAGGCATAACGGAGAACTATTTACTGAATGTCATGGCTTATGATCGTATGGTAGCTATCTGCGACCCCCTTCGGTACCACGCTATAATGACATCTCAACACTGTACAATTTTAATTTTTAGTTGTTGGATTCTTGGGTTCACAAGTCCCATCGTCCACCTTATGTCAGTCTTACAGTTACCATTCTGTGGTCCTAACTTGATCGACCATCTCTTTTGTGATTTATCTCCACTCTTAAAGTTGGCTTGTACAGATATTTCTTTCACCTCCATCCTCAACTTCTTGATTAGTCTTTGTATTATCAGTTTCACATTTTTATTCATTAGCCTCACATACGTAAAGATAATAATCACTATTCTCAAAATGAGCAGTAGGGATGGACGTCAGAAGGCCTTTTCTACATGTGCTTCTCATCTTACAATGGTCCTACTCTTTTATGGCAGTCTAGCTTTCATATATTTTAGACCCAAAAAAGATTATATTCCAGAGTATGATAAATTAGTGGCAATCAATTATTCTGTGCTCATCCCATTCTTGAATCCAATTATCTACAGTTTCCGAAACAAAGAAGTTAAAAACACCTTAAAGAAGCTGCTGAGAAGAAAGAAAAGTCAACTGCAAGAGTTATCCATTTCAATTAAACTATAA